In Micrococcus luteus NCTC 2665, a single window of DNA contains:
- a CDS encoding single-stranded DNA-binding protein: protein MAIQTQQSFSGFVASNPQLTRTENGDARLYMKVGKEHYRQEDDRSFTQLETTFHNLVAFKAAAEQGHERLAKGDKFIAEGYVREYTHQRDGQAVEGEEFVARRLGHDMARTRYDVDRAPRRAAPERDAAAFTAPEHRPVTQSPAAVSM, encoded by the coding sequence ATGGCTATCCAGACTCAACAGTCGTTCTCGGGCTTCGTCGCGTCCAACCCGCAACTCACCCGCACCGAGAACGGCGATGCCCGGCTGTACATGAAGGTCGGCAAGGAACACTACCGGCAGGAGGACGACCGGTCGTTCACCCAGTTGGAGACCACCTTCCACAACCTGGTCGCCTTCAAGGCCGCCGCAGAGCAGGGCCACGAACGACTTGCGAAGGGCGACAAGTTCATCGCCGAGGGCTACGTCCGCGAATACACCCACCAACGCGACGGTCAAGCGGTCGAGGGTGAGGAGTTCGTCGCCCGCAGGCTCGGGCATGACATGGCCCGCACCCGCTACGACGTCGACCGTGCACCCCGCCGGGCAGCGCCTGAGCGGGACGCGGCCGCGTTCACCGCCCCCGAGCACCGCCCCGTCACGCAGTCGCCTGCGGCCGTGAGCATGTGA
- a CDS encoding TraM recognition domain-containing protein, which translates to MSTPTGRQGGSFGDELTNAALIALMGMFGIALILRASGSVAAFLTGTPQPEASPAAGLGVLFNPGDPAGALDADGLNPIAYWIVTAAMLAGLVTTGAWVWVRLRRHSRRVETDPRRLAGTATAHDITQSASAKALLRRAETLRASLTDPSPSDVGYRIGASKGRDVWASVEDSILLIGPPRSGKGLHIVIPAILDAPGAVVTTSTRPDNLTATLRARQRGGRPVAVFDPQHLAEGIPAGMRWSPIRGCEDPLTAMIRATGLSSATGLSAGGVESGGFWEGKTRTALQALLHAAALDHRPPAELFRWTLDPSAAAEAVAILTNTTQAATGWADSLGAMIDADPKTRDSIWQGVALALGALADPRVLDAVSPGPGEGFDPETFIRDRGTLYLLATGAGAGASAALVAAFVEDLIETARRIAARSPGARLDPPLLLALDEIGNLAPLPSLPTLMAEGGGTGITTLPVLQSLAQARDKWNDNAASAIWDASIVKIILGGASNSRDLQDLSTLIGERDEYTDSVTLGDHGTRSNQRSIRRVPILPPDRIRTLPFGTGVTLLRAAPPIVTDLRAWPSRPDAAQLKTDRAEIEALLRRPGS; encoded by the coding sequence GTGAGTACCCCAACGGGGCGGCAGGGTGGGTCGTTTGGCGACGAGCTGACCAACGCCGCGCTCATCGCCCTGATGGGGATGTTCGGAATCGCGCTCATCCTCCGCGCCTCCGGCTCCGTCGCCGCGTTCCTGACTGGCACACCCCAACCCGAGGCCAGCCCCGCAGCCGGGCTCGGAGTGCTGTTCAACCCCGGCGACCCAGCGGGTGCGCTCGACGCCGACGGGCTCAACCCCATCGCATACTGGATCGTCACCGCGGCGATGCTGGCCGGGCTCGTGACCACCGGGGCATGGGTGTGGGTGCGGCTGCGCCGCCATTCCCGCCGGGTCGAGACCGACCCGCGCCGCCTCGCCGGCACCGCCACGGCCCACGACATCACCCAGAGCGCCTCAGCGAAAGCGCTGCTCCGCCGAGCCGAGACACTCCGCGCATCCCTAACCGATCCCTCGCCGTCGGACGTCGGCTATCGGATCGGCGCGTCCAAAGGGCGCGACGTGTGGGCGTCGGTAGAAGACTCGATCCTGCTCATCGGCCCGCCCCGCTCCGGCAAAGGCCTGCACATCGTCATCCCCGCGATCCTCGACGCGCCCGGCGCTGTCGTCACCACCTCGACCCGGCCGGACAACCTCACGGCCACCCTCCGCGCGAGGCAGCGTGGCGGCCGGCCGGTGGCGGTGTTCGACCCCCAACACCTCGCCGAAGGCATCCCCGCCGGAATGCGCTGGTCACCCATCCGCGGCTGTGAGGACCCGCTCACGGCGATGATCCGAGCCACCGGGCTGTCGTCAGCGACCGGCCTGTCCGCTGGCGGGGTCGAATCCGGCGGCTTCTGGGAAGGCAAGACCCGCACCGCCCTCCAAGCGCTGCTGCATGCCGCGGCGCTTGACCACCGGCCCCCAGCAGAGCTGTTCCGCTGGACCCTCGACCCCTCCGCCGCCGCCGAAGCCGTCGCCATCCTCACCAACACCACTCAGGCGGCCACCGGGTGGGCGGACTCCCTCGGAGCGATGATCGACGCCGACCCCAAAACGAGGGACTCGATCTGGCAGGGCGTCGCCCTGGCCCTCGGCGCGCTGGCCGACCCCCGTGTGCTCGATGCGGTGTCGCCCGGGCCGGGTGAGGGCTTCGACCCCGAAACCTTCATCCGCGACCGCGGCACGCTCTACCTCCTCGCTACCGGCGCGGGCGCCGGCGCATCCGCCGCGCTAGTGGCGGCGTTCGTCGAAGACCTCATCGAAACCGCCCGCCGCATCGCCGCCCGCTCACCCGGCGCAAGGCTCGACCCGCCCCTGCTCCTCGCCCTGGACGAGATCGGCAACCTCGCACCCCTGCCGTCCCTACCGACGTTGATGGCTGAGGGCGGAGGTACCGGTATCACCACCCTGCCCGTCCTCCAATCCCTCGCCCAAGCACGGGACAAGTGGAACGACAACGCCGCCAGCGCGATCTGGGACGCCAGCATCGTCAAAATCATCCTTGGCGGCGCCTCCAACTCCCGCGACCTTCAAGACCTGAGCACGCTCATCGGTGAACGCGACGAGTACACCGATTCCGTCACCCTCGGCGACCACGGCACGCGCTCCAACCAACGCTCCATCCGCCGCGTCCCGATCCTCCCGCCAGACCGAATCAGAACCCTCCCATTCGGCACCGGCGTCACCCTCCTCCGCGCCGCACCACCGATCGTCACCGACCTACGCGCCTGGCCTTCTCGGCCCGATGCCGCCCAGCTGAAGACCGACCGGGCCGAGATCGAGGCGCTGCTGCGTCGCCCTGGTTCCTGA
- a CDS encoding ATP-binding protein: MSTREPERLHTSVLVAPTDDRRRLRKQRKQAAARLQAEQHRTEQAAAREKAETERAERRATTYLPAAGEPGPTALRTPGGFHLPRHQDTSATLAGAYPFVAEGGLGSEGVFVGLDLYSGGSFVYDPWVLYARGMITAPNVVLAGIVGSGKSSLAKSLYTRSLPFGRRVYVPGDPKGEHTAVANAVGGRAIVLGHGLNTRLNPLDEGHRPTGLSDQEWAITVASRRRDLIGALAETVLARGLTPLEHTAIDLALTAVVTENTVPILPMVVDRILAPDAAADARLAEDGRLVGHALRRLVAGDLAGLFDGPSTVRFDPSLPMISLDLSRVTENSTLISVLMTCSSAWMESALLDPNGGQRWVIYDEAWRLMSHPALLKRMDAHWRLARHYGIANMLIFHKLSDLDNVGDAGSAMRSLANSLLANAETRIVYRQESDQLGPTAQALGLTGTEQKLLPSLGIGQGLWRIKDRAFVTQHQLHPAELALFDTSSRLTSGVK; the protein is encoded by the coding sequence ATGAGCACGCGCGAGCCCGAACGTCTGCACACCTCGGTCCTGGTCGCCCCGACCGACGACCGTCGCCGACTCCGCAAACAACGCAAACAGGCCGCTGCACGCCTCCAAGCCGAGCAGCACCGTACCGAGCAGGCCGCGGCCAGGGAGAAAGCCGAGACCGAACGGGCCGAACGCAGAGCCACCACCTACCTACCCGCGGCCGGTGAGCCCGGCCCTACAGCGCTGCGCACCCCGGGCGGGTTCCACCTCCCTCGCCACCAGGACACCTCCGCGACCCTCGCGGGTGCCTATCCGTTCGTCGCCGAAGGCGGCCTCGGCTCCGAGGGGGTATTCGTCGGTCTAGACCTCTACTCCGGCGGCTCGTTCGTCTACGACCCCTGGGTGCTCTACGCCCGCGGGATGATCACCGCCCCCAACGTCGTCCTCGCGGGCATCGTGGGCTCGGGCAAGTCCTCCCTGGCGAAGTCGCTCTATACGCGGTCGCTGCCGTTCGGGCGGCGCGTGTACGTCCCCGGTGATCCGAAGGGCGAGCACACCGCCGTCGCGAACGCAGTCGGCGGACGGGCAATAGTTCTCGGCCACGGCCTGAACACACGCCTCAACCCCCTCGATGAAGGCCACCGGCCCACCGGGCTGTCGGATCAGGAGTGGGCGATCACGGTCGCGTCCCGCCGCCGTGACCTCATCGGCGCTCTGGCCGAGACCGTCCTGGCACGCGGGTTGACGCCCTTGGAGCACACGGCGATCGACCTTGCCCTCACCGCAGTTGTCACGGAGAACACTGTGCCGATCCTGCCGATGGTCGTCGACCGCATCCTCGCCCCGGACGCGGCCGCCGACGCCAGGCTCGCTGAGGACGGGCGGCTCGTCGGCCACGCGCTGCGCCGTCTGGTCGCCGGTGACCTCGCCGGCCTGTTCGATGGCCCCAGCACGGTCCGGTTCGACCCGAGCCTGCCGATGATCAGCCTCGACCTGTCCCGCGTCACCGAGAACTCCACCCTCATTTCGGTATTGATGACGTGTTCGTCGGCGTGGATGGAGTCCGCGCTGCTGGACCCCAACGGCGGGCAGCGGTGGGTGATCTACGACGAAGCGTGGCGGCTGATGTCCCACCCCGCGCTGTTGAAGCGGATGGACGCGCACTGGCGGCTCGCGCGGCATTACGGGATCGCGAACATGCTGATCTTCCACAAACTCTCCGACTTGGACAACGTCGGCGACGCCGGCTCCGCCATGCGCTCCCTCGCGAACAGTCTGCTGGCCAATGCCGAGACCCGGATCGTCTACCGGCAAGAATCCGATCAGCTCGGCCCCACCGCCCAGGCCCTCGGTCTGACCGGCACCGAGCAGAAACTGCTCCCATCGTTGGGCATCGGGCAGGGACTGTGGCGCATCAAGGACCGGGCCTTCGTCACCCAGCACCAACTCCATCCCGCCGAACTGGCACTATTCGACACCAGCTCACGGCTCACCTCGGGGGTGAAGTAA